tattctattaaaataattttctgtaaacGCTACGCATCGATCTGCGTGAGAATTAATTGCTTATTAATGAATCCTGAATAGTTCATCTCCACGAGGTTGGATTTGCCGGACCGAGAGGTATACTCAACAGCGACCGCTCAACAGCATGAGAAAGGCCGAGTATACTTCCAGCTGGTAGAATCAGCCGGGCTCGTCGAAACATGTATATTGTTTGTCTTTGTCTTTCTTATGTGTACAAATTCTATCTTTTCTTTGactatattaatttgtctacagtatgaattaataataaatttaatcttttttcttactCAAACTTTACAGAGATGGACcccaagtttttattttatataactgttTCACGATGGCGCGTtaactttcttatttattaatctgaatttattaatttattggatCTAGGTTATTAAATACTCTTTTCTGTTAGCACATAATAcgattttaaatgtttatatccTTAAATCTACTTTAAaggatttataatttatgtcaaGATAAAATTCAACCTTTAAATGATCTATAATTCACGTCAAATTtcagtatataataaaattatatatttaattttgttttatgtatactttatacatgtatattttaatagaagtATGCGAATCAATCATTTATGAGGTCGAATCGAATCTCTGATTTGAATATGAATTGATTCGAATTCAAATCAAGTTTTTCCGAATTTACATTACATGATAAAGGTGAAAAGGCGGTTATGAACCGATTACAAGTAGAATTTTATCCTAAATTTTGACACGAATTATAGATCTAAAGTAATCTTACTGAATTATATAGCAGTAATCTTACTGTTTTATGTAGTGGTTAATAGCACACACCGATTAAACAAATTTGGCCTTCTTAAATATAACGAAATATTAACTACAAATTACTTTTACGTTTTATGTAACCTGATcacgaaaaaattgttataaaaatgtgggtctattttttttttcacttatacGCGTACACATAACTTTATTTGTttcaacattatattattttttgtgacATTGATCTCTGCGTAAGAAAAGTGACACTTATTTTGCAGGTAGAACgtgtttaaacttttatttgcaGCCATAGAAGTTTCATTGTCCCACTATTAACAGCTTCATCATTCTCCATCATCGTCCTCGCATACTAAGTCTTTACTTGAATCGCTTTACAGGAGATATATACACCTCAACTGAAGAGCGATCATCACCACGCATGAGTCGTAACAAATCAAGATGAAGAGCATTCGACAAGCATCATGTTTCAGCTTCCTTCCGGATCGTAGGGTGAGCTTATTCCTAATATCTAGGTTGTCTATATTCAGGGTTCAGCATCGGTATCGGATTGACCTATCCGTTGTGCGCATTCATCATCGCCTATCTTGGATGGAGGGCTGTATTCTACACGACTGGCACCGTCGGTCTTATCTGGTGTATCTTTTGGTATTTTTGCGCCTTCGACACACCTGCCTCGCATCCTCGGATATCTAGACCGGAACTACGATACATTCAAGAATGTGTTAGAAGCCAAGTTATTGGAGCAAACGAGGTAGATGATTCGTAATATCCGATTATTAGacgatatctttaaaaatgactaacatatttttttctgaaaggACTTGCCCGTTCCTTGGAAATCTATTCTCACGTCTTTGCCAGCATGGGCAATTGGCATTACAACTTTCGGAAGAATATGGGTACATTATGTCTTTATTATTCCTGGCCCGATGTATATGAAAACGGTGTTGGGATTCAGTATAGAAGCAGTACGTATTAATTATTCGAAGAAAATTCTTACTTGAATTTTCTTAGTATAATGACtaacaaaatgataaatttattatttagaatggTATCCTGTCAGGTGCACCATTTATCTGTAGCTACTTAAGCTCGGTTGTGTTCTGCTATGTTGCGGATCTCCTAGTCACGAAACAAATCATGACTTTAATCACTGTGCGCAAGATATTTACTGCACTATGTAAGTGATTTATGACTTTTCTTAACTTAACTAAtactcaaaatataaattaaacaatcaatttttttctttatagcTCAAGTGGTTCCTGGACTACTTGTGATTTTAATTGGATACTTAGGCTGCGATATTATCCTAGTTTTAATCGTTTGGTTCATAGCTGTTACTCTTATAACTGCCGGCTACGCGGGCGCAATGGCTAATATCGTCGATATTGCACCCAATTTTGCTGGTCAGTGTGTGCACGTACTTTtgtgaatttatttacatatattttattgagaaatatcaatatctataaatgaatattatttgtttcgaTTTTATTTCAGGGCCAGTGTTAGCATTCGCGCAGACAATTCATATGACCGCTAGTTTCCTATCTCCTATAGCAGCTGGCCTGCTCACACAAGAAAGCGTAAGTGttgtattttcttcttttatttttctctattgtTTCTATTTACTAAAAAgctaaaataacataatattttgaatagcAATCTCTTGATTCGTGGAGAAAAGTATTTGCAGTTACTGCGGGTGTATCTTGCAGTACGTACATCGCCTATCAAATATTTGGTACGGCGGACATACAAGCGTGGAACTATCCAGATCAAAAATATCCTCAATCTGTTCGAGAAGATTCTCCGTTAAATGATTTGCAGAAAAAGAGCAAGATTGTTCCGAGCCGAAAAAGCCTGTCagaacaaatataatatttctatttaagtttattttttcttgttatcaTTCCTTACAGTGAAATTTAGATCTCTTGACGCACAGAGAGCACAGttgaatatatgaaaaatacctatttttagtattgttttattatattatattgtaaatagatCTAATTGTTGATATGGAAGAAATTATATAGTTGTCAAGGTATACTCTTATTCACTCTTAATTATGTATAcgtttgtgtgtgtgcgtgcgtgtgtgtgtgtttcacaattttttttaaagaaattttttatatatttgaataaatcttctagaaaagtaaaagaataaataaagaatttattcttatacttttcttaatatgtttattttgtcttatttCACATGTTACATTTATAGTCGTATAAATGTAATCTTATCTTATAACAAATACTTAAAAGATGGGTTTATATGGAAGCATTTTTAGTTGTGATAGatattaaagaatacaaatacgtaatttaattcaaaatatatgaacatatatagttttattaatcgctgcatttttattaagaaaccatatttattcctttctttatttttccttaaatttatttgaaatattaataccaCGATAAAATGAGACAACAGTTTATGATatgatgtaattttaaaacacatttaaaaaaggaactattttttatagaaacaggaaaggaaaaaaagaaatcttaagaatattgtatcatattactaattttacattgaatttagtattaagagaattttaaaaagcatatgaatgtatatttttcttaggAGATCATTATAATTATCGCTCAAATTTATCGGTATTAATCCAGTTATAGACGTCATaagatactttttttaattacaatttaatcaaAGAGAATGAATACATAGCAATTGTTTATTACACACATTGTGCTGAGTGCTTATTAACGTCAGAAGGTACGTATTGTCAACCGATTTTGCTGTTGATATTAGATTAGATACAGAATAAGATAGCCACTGCGATTCAAAATTCTGAATTATAACTTTAGAATTAAACTATGGACATTAGTTGATTTGTAGTATTTAATGGAAATGTACAAGAAAATAGCTTATTATctcagtattatattttaaacccTAGGTCATTCTACGATTATGTGCGCATTCAACCACAGTATTATATTGACTTGAATCTTGTACCGTGTGTATGATGTACTTAATTTACCGTTCTTCTCGAAAGATTTGGCCTAGATAGCATTTGCGATATCGAATCCAGAAAACCACTGACGTGAATGTACGGGATTCGCTGTGTTTGTCAAGATATCTTTGATGACAACGTATAAGATATAAGAGGCAAGTAATACTCGAACAGAGATAGTGTTGCGCCAGACTAGCCTGTGATACGTATACGAAGGAAATCAGAGTGCAATcagatagaaataattatcacaatgaggtaggaaaaaaatttttttaataaaactgaaataGATTTAACTTAAGAAATAACTGTTaagatacattattttatacaaattctaTCATATGAAAGTTCTATTATAAATGAAGAGTTTCTTACAAAAATcagaaaagtttaaaaagttttgtagAAACAAAAATCTTATCTGGAAactatttaatacataaatgtaataattttttatgagacataatatatgtgaaaacaaaattgattttaattaatatctttagaattaatttaaaaaaaaattatttcgtttttgggttgaaaattttatttttattacgtatttatatttatatttcctgTTTTCTAATTGATTTTtgttagaataaaattgtctATGATATAACATATTGACAGAAAATAGTTTAGCgccagatttaaaaaatagatttatttgatttttgtagATAGTTCttcaaattaagatttttaaaaaaatttaatacaaattaaatttttactaaagtagattttttaaaaatacatgtgaTTAATTTTCGTAATAGGTATATGCTTATTATgcatattaattagaaaaaaattattctatcgTGACATAGTGATAACctatttatgttatttcttTGCATTCTGATGTCGAAGCAATCGGTTTATGATAATCTTCCgtgtattttctattttcaaaattaaactgttaataaaattaaatttacaacaaaatatttaatttttccctcctctctctctctctctctctctctctctctctctctctctctctctctctctctctctctgtgtgtgtgtgtgtctatgagaaataatttggaatagGAAAGATTAGCATTGTTTAATTAcgaatatcttaaaatttttggtagaaattcaaaataaaaagactaAATTTGATCTGTTTAGATTATGGATTTTATTGACTGCGctcttatttattacaatacttGTGGCGGAAACTTCTGCAAAAAAATCGAGCAAAGACATAAAATCGAGAGATAATAATGAGAAAGAAAACAAGGCTGATGTAGAATACCATACAAAGTAAGTAattgaaacaataatttagttcaagaaatatttattcaaattctcgcttagtgtttttattttgtttttcttgtattttattttatatttatatctatgtaacaaatttgaattgtcaaataaaatctACAAGTTTatccatttaaatttaaataaataaaagttatttataaaatatttgacatgCTTTAATTGatgttattcatttttaatttgtaacttttaaatattaattaaattactttttagaGATAAACAgtcaaagaaaaaagacaaatatgtgaaagaggagaaaaaaagaaaaagtagtTCATCAGAACGAAATATCAACGACTCTTCCGAAAAATATTCAGAAGCAAAAAATTCTTACAAATCGGAACAGAAATCTAAAAAGCGGAATAAACGAGAGGAAAATGTTgaagttataaataaagaagaaaataatacagaaaaaaaattaaaatattcggAAGATAAAACAAAGACAGAAacgcaaagtaaaaaaaataaaaatgataaaggaCAATTGAAAGTATCCGAAAAATTGGAAGATTCTCAAAATTCTGAAGATCGTCAGAAGTCGAAGAAAAActtaaaggaaaagaaaaataagaaacaatcaaaaaatattgaagaaaatgtTGATGCTCAAAGTGAGAAGGAAACAAAACGCTCCAAATCGGGAAATTCTAAAAACGTTAAAGATATTGctgataaaaacaaaaacaaaaagactAAATAtgacaagaaaaagaaagaggtaGAATCCAAGAACACAGAGTCTAAAGAAATGGAGGAAGAAGTACTCGAAACCGAGACAACATCTGCAGATTCCAAGCAAGAACGACCTGCAGACAAAACAAAGGATAAACAGAAACCTCAAGAAACATcgaagaaaaacaagaaaaatagaaagaaacgTGAAGTAGTGCAAGAAGAAGAGGAATCCGAGGAAGAGCAATcaaaagaaactaaaaataaaccaattaaATCAAAAGTAATCAATTTTGTCTACGAGGAAGAAGACGTAAATGAAATTGAGACAAATGAGATCGAACCTGAAGAAGATTGTTTAGCTGAAACAAGTGAGGAAGAGTGTACGGCATCagaatagtaatattttgCTAGCATAAACAGTTTTTAGTTACAGTAGCTATTTTTTTGTGAAGGTTTCGATACGTTTTCTATTagacacatttattttttatctatctatctatagtaaattatacatataaattttaagatgtctgttcgtaaattttatgtttaaaaacgTTTCTCTTCACAGTCTTAACATCTCCTTTACCAATTTTCCATTACATCGATAGGatgcactgaaaaaattattttgcaattattacctTTCACTTTACATCTGCGCAAATCTTGtggtttataaaaatacttagataTCCCATTGTGCAAaagaatgaatatttatgCTTACCAGTCGATTGTGCCATGAATACAATAACCCATCCTGATCCAATGTTGTTCACTGTCGAagtatattttacaagaaCTCGATTAGTATCAGCCTCGAGTCTCGCTGGATCAtcctacaaaaaatatttttaattcatatatttaattatattttgtgttacatatttacatatattatttaaaagatatgtttaatcatatattttatagatataaaaaattgtaaaatctatttaaagatctatttgatttataatttaaaaaaaaaattaaaagtgtaaaGGAAAATTCTTTAGATGATTAATTTGCCCAGTTATAAAATCTACCAATGATTTTCAAAAacgtatcattattttatgaaacaaCTTACCCCACCGCAGTAAGTGCTACGTAAGAGCTCTCCGCTGGGAACAATGtcataaattttgacattattattatcgcaGTTCTTTCTCGTGCCGATATCGAAGACGAGGAACTGGAGAATGATCTTGAAGCCTCGTGGTACGCTCACATCCCAAGTACACACAGTATTATTGCGATATGTATTCGGATACAACGGCGAAGTGAATCTGCCaccgaaattaaatatacggCCGCCGCAACCTCGACCTAcgcaattttaaaatgttttacaaaacgACGCTGCGTGTACAGTTCGTCATATAATTCGCGCGACATTTGAAGCGACGCCGCAAGATCACAATCGGATTTTCGTACGGTTTCCCGCAACATTTCACGTAGCGCATATCTTCAACGTCATAAATCATCACCCGTGTGTTATAATTTCTCCGCATTTGGTAGCGTGCATTAATCGGATGCAATGAACGGAGGGGGTGGGGATTTGTGCACGCTGCTGTAAACGCGTCCTACCTGCATCCGTAGTCGTGTAAATGATGTCGTAACTTTGATAAGGATTGGCGCTTTCGGTCCAGGAGTGCAAAGTGAGTTTGTTGCCGGTACTGAAAATCGGGCTTGGTATCGCCGTGCTGCACAGCGTCGTTATAAGCGGTCCGCTTGAGTCACCGTCGTGTACCTGTGAGATACATAAAtctatttagaaatttagaCTTACGACGCGCATATCGGAACGCGTTTTACATTACTCGGGCTttcaaaagtaaattaaataatttctgcgtCTTTTCAAACGCATCGTTAACAATTAAGGAAGATAACGTACTTGAAGCGCATTGTGCGTGCACTGCTCTGCGTCATAAATACTAAAGTGATTGAAGTACAAAGAAATGGTACGGTTTGCTGGAACGGTGATCGAAATCCAGCAACTTGTAAATCCGTTGTGTTGAATTCGTCCTTGTTCGTTCGTGTAATTTCGATCGCAATTCGCTGTACTATATTCCAGCTTAAAACCTCTATGGTCATTTGATAACGATTTAAATGTCACTTTGACTCTGTGACTGtaactaaaaaaaacatttaattttaaataaacttctcttttacagatatttattataatgttataataatataatataagataaagatttaataccTGTAATATTCATGTGGTAATTCACTACCACAATATCTGTATGAGGCGTAAGGTAGACGGCTAccctaaaaaatattttagatatataacGTAAACAGATCACTAATAAAACAAAacgcatttttaatatttagagaaTTTACCATCTCAACAGTGATTGGGTGGTTTCTTACGCCACTGTAAATGAAATTTGTTCCGAAGCCTTCACTTACGTacgtctgttttttttttaataatagtttaattaaagattgaattatattttaacaacaatatgtaaaattagtacttattattattagtactTACATTTTGTTCagtaatttctaaatattcgTTTTCACATTTGTCAGAATCCAATAAATCAAAGTCTATAAATCGAATTCGCATTTTATCACTATATTTATCGGGAAATTCCAAGGTCCAACGACATAGTGTTCCAGCTAAATGAGTATTTGGATAACCCGGTGAAGTGAGTACATGAATTGTCTCATTCACTAATCGAGTATCTAAGTCACACATTGCtacaaaatc
This genomic window from Monomorium pharaonis isolate MP-MQ-018 chromosome 8, ASM1337386v2, whole genome shotgun sequence contains:
- the LOC105834940 gene encoding ABC transporter F family member 4, translating into MRLWILLTALLFITILVAETSAKKSSKDIKSRDNNEKENKADVEYHTKDKQSKKKDKYVKEEKKRKSSSSERNINDSSEKYSEAKNSYKSEQKSKKRNKREENVEVINKEENNTEKKLKYSEDKTKTETQSKKNKNDKGQLKVSEKLEDSQNSEDRQKSKKNLKEKKNKKQSKNIEENVDAQSEKETKRSKSGNSKNVKDIADKNKNKKTKYDKKKKEVESKNTESKEMEEEVLETETTSADSKQERPADKTKDKQKPQETSKKNKKNRKKREVVQEEEESEEEQSKETKNKPIKSKVINFVYEEEDVNEIETNEIEPEEDCLAETSEEECTASE
- the LOC105834941 gene encoding sialin isoform X2, translating into MVPARVVLYILSFSGFLVSFMMRTDINIAMVAMAKLPSNNETIAVTSHCYTISNASHSENITTVIRPEEAGEFEWSPAIQSAILSSFYWCYILSQMLGGILTQYFGTKTIFGGSQVITAVCSLLMPTAAEIHYGAMIALRSIQGIASGLTWPAMYAVIGHWIPPVERSRFMSSFQGFSIGIGLTYPLCAFIIAYLGWRAVFYTTGTVGLIWCIFWYFCAFDTPASHPRISRPELRYIQECVRSQVIGANEDLPVPWKSILTSLPAWAIGITTFGRIWVHYVFIIPGPMYMKTVLGFSIEANGILSGAPFICSYLSSVVFCYVADLLVTKQIMTLITVRKIFTALSQVVPGLLVILIGYLGCDIILVLIVWFIAVTLITAGYAGAMANIVDIAPNFAGPVLAFAQTIHMTASFLSPIAAGLLTQESQSLDSWRKVFAVTAGVSCSTYIAYQIFGTADIQAWNYPDQKYPQSVREDSPLNDLQKKSKIVPSRKSLSEQI
- the LOC105834941 gene encoding sialin isoform X1, whose protein sequence is MEESHRYEESDLYKEQSPWSLRKLGDMVPARVVLYILSFSGFLVSFMMRTDINIAMVAMAKLPSNNETIAVTSHCYTISNASHSENITTVIRPEEAGEFEWSPAIQSAILSSFYWCYILSQMLGGILTQYFGTKTIFGGSQVITAVCSLLMPTAAEIHYGAMIALRSIQGIASGLTWPAMYAVIGHWIPPVERSRFMSSFQGFSIGIGLTYPLCAFIIAYLGWRAVFYTTGTVGLIWCIFWYFCAFDTPASHPRISRPELRYIQECVRSQVIGANEDLPVPWKSILTSLPAWAIGITTFGRIWVHYVFIIPGPMYMKTVLGFSIEANGILSGAPFICSYLSSVVFCYVADLLVTKQIMTLITVRKIFTALSQVVPGLLVILIGYLGCDIILVLIVWFIAVTLITAGYAGAMANIVDIAPNFAGPVLAFAQTIHMTASFLSPIAAGLLTQESQSLDSWRKVFAVTAGVSCSTYIAYQIFGTADIQAWNYPDQKYPQSVREDSPLNDLQKKSKIVPSRKSLSEQI